The Neorhizobium sp. NCHU2750 genome contains the following window.
GATCCGGCGCCGACAGCCAGACGAAGGTGATGCAGACGATCAGCCCGATGCCGCCAAGCATGACGAGTGCCGCCAGCCGGTGATACTTGGCCATATAGGCCGTGCCGACGGCAAGGCAGATGCCGATCGCCCAGATGCCGGCGAACGGCTTGTCGACACCGGTAAACACGAAGTTGCGCGGTTCGAAACCGGAAAGCCACAGCGGCAACAGGCCGGCGGCAAAGCCGGTGACCACCACCCAGCGCAGCTGTGGCTGCAGGTTGCGCGTACCGAGCCGCTGCTCGGCCATGCGTGCCCAGCGCCAGGAGACTTCGACGAGGATGCGCTCGAAGATGCGCTGTCCCCTTAAGCGCCGGATCAACGGAGGACCGTCCTCGCAGGTTGCGAGATAATGGCGCAGCACCGAGTAGAGCGCCGTGCCGCCGATCAGAGCGATGATGCTCATCACGAGCGGCAGGTTGAAACCATGCCAGATCGCAAGGCTGTATTCCGGCATGCGCGACCCGAGCACGCTGACGGCCGCCGTGTGCAGGAACGGTCCGATCGAAAAGGTGGGCGCTATGCCGACGACAAGGCAGATGACCACCAGAAGCTCGATCGGGAACCGCATCCAGCGCGGCGGCTCATGCGGCGTGTCCTTCGGCAGGTTGGTCGGCGAACGGCCGAAAAACACCGTGTGGATGAAGCGCACCGAGTAAGCGACGCTGAAGGCGCCCGAGAGCGTCGCGACATAGGGAAGGATCCGGTCGAGGATCGAATCCGCATGGGTCTCGATCGCTTCGGCGAAGAACATTTCCTTCGACAGGAAGCCATTGAGAAGCGGCACGCCGGCCATCGCGGCACTCGCCACCATCGCAAGCGTCGCGGTGATCGGCATATAGCGAAAAAGCCCGCTCAGGCGCCGCATGTCGCGCGTGCCGGTCTCGTGGTCGATAATACCGGCCGCCATGAACAGCGACGCCTTGAAGGTCGCATGGTTGAGCATGTGGAAGATGGCGGCAACGGTCGCAAGCGGACTGCCGAGGCTGAGCAGCGTCGTGATCAGCCCGAGATGGCTGATCGTCGAATAGGCGAGCAGCCCCTTGAGGTCCTGCTGGAAGATGGCGAAGAAGGCGCCGATCAGAAGCGTGATGATGCCGGCCGCTCCCACCAGCCAGAACCATTCCGGGCTTCCCGCCAGGGCCGGCCAGAAGCGGGCAAGCAAGAAGACGCCTGCCTTCACCATCGTTGCCGAATGCAGGAAGGCGGAAACCGGCGTCGGCGCCGCCATCGCATTGGGCAGCCAGAAATGGAATGGAAACTGCGCGCTCTTGGTCAGCGCGCCGAGCAGGATCAGCACCAGCGCCGGCACATAGAGCGCGTGGCTGCGAATGAGATCACCGGATGCCAGGATCTTGTCGAGATCATAGCTGCCGACGATGTTGCCGAGCAGCAGCAGCCCGATCAGCAGGCAGAAACCGCCGATCCCGGTAATCGTCAGCGCCATGCGGGCACCGTCGCGCGCTGCCGCCGCGTTGTGCCAGTAGCTGATCAATAGGAAGGACGAAATGCTCGTCAACTCCCAGAAGATCGAGAGCAGGATGACATTGCCCGACAGCACGATGCCGAGCATCGCGCCCATGAAGAACAGGAAGAAGGAAAAGAACCGCGGAACCGGATCCTCTTCCGACATGTAGTAGCGCGCATAGACGGTGACGAGAAAACCAATGCCGGAAA
Protein-coding sequences here:
- a CDS encoding monovalent cation/H+ antiporter subunit A, which codes for MTLAPQFLVILLALPFIGSILSVLLLNTRSVALPSRLASIIALFCLLIVVAAYPQVTDGNVLRYNLDWIPQLGLNFTLRLDGFAWMFCVLISGIGFLVTVYARYYMSEEDPVPRFFSFFLFFMGAMLGIVLSGNVILLSIFWELTSISSFLLISYWHNAAAARDGARMALTITGIGGFCLLIGLLLLGNIVGSYDLDKILASGDLIRSHALYVPALVLILLGALTKSAQFPFHFWLPNAMAAPTPVSAFLHSATMVKAGVFLLARFWPALAGSPEWFWLVGAAGIITLLIGAFFAIFQQDLKGLLAYSTISHLGLITTLLSLGSPLATVAAIFHMLNHATFKASLFMAAGIIDHETGTRDMRRLSGLFRYMPITATLAMVASAAMAGVPLLNGFLSKEMFFAEAIETHADSILDRILPYVATLSGAFSVAYSVRFIHTVFFGRSPTNLPKDTPHEPPRWMRFPIELLVVICLVVGIAPTFSIGPFLHTAAVSVLGSRMPEYSLAIWHGFNLPLVMSIIALIGGTALYSVLRHYLATCEDGPPLIRRLRGQRIFERILVEVSWRWARMAEQRLGTRNLQPQLRWVVVTGFAAGLLPLWLSGFEPRNFVFTGVDKPFAGIWAIGICLAVGTAYMAKYHRLAALVMLGGIGLIVCITFVWLSAPDLAITQLLVEIVTTVLILLGLRWLPKRTEKMDESVTFRARFRRFRDLWIAIICGIGMTFISYAVMTMPVPDTIANYFLANAYSEGGGRNVVNVILVDFRGFDTLGEITVLGIVALTVYALLRRFRPAPDSMAMPEQQRIQNRFDEEMPERNAGDTVRDYLLVPSVIMQWMFPVIITFAVYIFMRGHDLPGGGFSAGLTLSIAFLLQYLAGGTRWAEDRIRILPLRWMGIGLLTATATGIGAWILGYPFLTSHFQYVPVPLIGKVPAATALLFDLGVFMLVVGSTVLILVALAHQSIRINRLRTIEADKITERAKEG